DNA sequence from the Pedobacter schmidteae genome:
TTTATTTAAGCAGATATAATCAGGCATATCATAATAATGTAAATACCGATTGGCTAGCCCTGCCTTTGCGTAATGGAATAGGTACAAAACATTCACTCGCGCTAAGTGCCGGTAATGAAGACATCGTTTATGGTTTAAATGCAGCTTACAATGATGTAGAAGGTGTGATGAAAGGCTCGTACAGAAAAAACCTTGATCTGGGGGGCTATTTTGGCGGCCGTATCGGTGCACTGACTTTCAGCAACAAATTTTCGTACCTGGGTTCAAATGCGGCAAATTCTGCATATGGTCAATTTAATAGTTACGTAAAAATGAACCCCTATTGGCAAACTGACGACCCGCTAACCGGTAAAGTGCAGAAGCTTGTAGAGTTAAATACAATTGGCGGCCAGCTTTTCAGCTTTGAAAATCCGGCTTACAATGCAAGCCTTTCTACTTTAGACCATGCCGATTATTCAAGGTTCAGTAATTTAACCAATCTGAACTGGGTCATTGGTTCCGGATTTCAATTGAACGGGGTAGCAAGTATTACTAAACAATCTGATGAACTGAATTATTTCCTGCCGCCCAATCATACAGTATTTAAAGATGTTACACCCGATAACTTATTTAAAAGAGGCTTATATAACTATACTGCCAATTCATTTATGGATGTTCAGGGAGGTCTCCGGTTACAATATGAGCAGGATTTTAATAAGCACCATATTTTTATAAACGCTGGCCAGAACTTGTCGCAAACATCCAGTGAATCTGAAAGCATAGCCGTAGCAGGTTTTGCAGCCGATCGTCTGGCCGATATTGGATTTGGGATAGGATATGCTATTCCCAAACCTGTAAGTAGTAAAATTATGACCAGGTATGCTGCTACTTTCGGTAATGTAGCTTATACTTATGACAGCCGTTACCAGGTTGACCTTTCGGGGTCAATGGACTTTTATTCGGGACTCAACAAAGGGGCTGCTTTTGGTGCAATAGGTTTTTCTTGGAATGTGAGCAATGAAAAATTTCTTAAAACCGTAAAATGGATTGATCTTTTAAAGATTAAAGGAAGTTTCGGTATTTCCGGTAATCAGGGTTTTTTATCTTATCTGAACAAGACGACTTACGATTATTATACCAATCAGCAGTATATACCAGCTGGTAGTAGCCTGGGGACAATTGGAATTGGCTTAGGTGCCTACCTTACAGGATACGCAAGTGAAAACCTTCGCTCGCCTGAAACCTTTAAACAGGATATTGGTGTAGATGCCGCTTTTTTACACAATCGTGTAGCATTTAATTTTAATGCATACAGACAGTTGAATTATAGAATGGTACTTCCTGTACATGCTCCTGCTTCCAGCGGATACCAGAACTTTTCCTACTACGACAATTATGGGGAAATAGAGAATAAAGGTTTTGAAACGGGGCTTATAGCCAGGGTTTATCAGTCAGACAGGAATAGGTTGAGCATTAGTCTTATGGCAAATGCATTGCACGCAAAGGATAAAATTACTGCTTCTGGCCAGTATTTAAACGATCAGAATGATGATAACGACAATGCAAAACCCCAGGATGTTATTCAGCCAAAGTATGTAGTTGGCAGATCGCCGTATGCCATCTGGGCTGTTCCCTCACTGGGTATCGACCCACAGTCGGGTAAAGAGATTTTCCAGAAAAAGGATGGTACTGCTACCATGGTCTGGGATGCAGCCGATAAGGTATTCGCCGGTAACCTGAGGCCTGAATGGTCTGGTTCTTTTGGTACTGAGCTAACTTTTCGTCAGTTTTCTTTTGCCGCATTTTTCAATTATCAAATTGGTGCCAAGGTTTATAATCAAACCATGGCTGATATAGAAAACGCTAATGTGAATGACAACCTGGATGCCCGTGTTTTTAATGCAGGGCGTTGGGTACCCGGTATGACGAATGCCAGGTATAAGGGCTTGTTTAATTCGCCGACTTATGCAACAACCCGGTTGGTGGAAAATGATGACAAAATCCGCTGCTCATCAATTTTACTGGGCTATATGTTGCCGAAGCTACTGGCCGAAAGGGTTAAAGCCAAAAGACTGGAACTGAAATGTATGGTCAATAACGCTTTTGATATTGGTGGGGCCGATAGGCAACGTGGGATTTATTATCCCTTTCAGCGCAGTTACACCTTCATCTTAAATGCAAACTTTTAAATGCTTAAATCAGGTAAAATGAAGATTTTGAGAAATAAATTGTCAGTTATTGCAGGTCTGCTGGTGCTGTTGAGCATGATGGCATGTAAAAAATGGGTTGCCGATGCCCGTCAGCCTTTAGGGGTAGATGATTCCAGGATATTTTCTACCGAACAGGGATTTCGTGAGGTCTTAAATGGCATTTATCTGCAAATGGGCGATTCAACCCTCTATGGAAAGGAATTAACCATGGGAGTGCTTTCGCTTGCAGGCAGAAACTACGATAGTGTCAGTGTGAAAAAAGTAAGACCATTGTACTATAATGCTGCAACCTATAATTTTACCCATCCGAAAGTAAGGGAGTATACAACCGAAGTATGGAATAAAATGTATCAGGCAATTACCAATCTGAACAACCTGCTTTACAATCTGGAACTTAGAAAAGCCATATTTACGGGTACCAACTACAACACTTATAAAGGAGAAGCCCTGGCTCTCAGGGCGTATCTGCATTTTGACCTGCTCCGCTTATTTGCCGCTGCAGATGTTGGAGCAACAGGTATCCCTTATGTAACAACTATTGATTTTAATGAAACAAAGGCAGGCACGGTTGGGCATACCCTTGAACAATGTATAGCTGACTTCTCTGCCGCTGATGCCTTACTTGCAGCAGATGACATGAACACTTCACAGCTTACAAAATGGGCAGTTAAAGGCCTGTTGGCGCGGGTTTATTTATACAAAGGAGACAAAGGAAAGGCTAATGAAAATGCCCTGGCAGTAATTGACAGCAAGAAGTTTGAATTGTCTGTAAACACAAATGCTGATTTGTTTTTTACTAAAGAAAGCCTTTTTAAACTTTATATCTATAGCAATAACTATTACGCTTACTACAAAGCCATTTTTGGGGCACCCTCACTTATCGGTTTATCTGTATCAGGACAGACTGCCTTGTATGGCAGTACAACTACCGATTATCGCAAAAGTTTTATTGATGCAACCACGGGAGCAACCTCGGGCGTGCCGCTTTTAGCTAAAAAGTTTACGGTAACCGCTTCAAATATATTCCCTATGCTGCGGTTAACAGAGATGTATTACATCGTTGCGGAATGTGCCCCTGATGTAGCAACAGGTTTATCCTATATCAATAAGGTGCGGGTTTCCAGAAACCTGCCCGGTTTAACAGCCATTAATGTACCCGATCCGGAAAGCCTTTCTAAAGAGATTATGAATGAATACCGTAAGGAGTTTTTGGGTGAAGGACAACTGTTTTTCTATTATAAACGTAAAAATATGCCCTTTAACGCATTACCATTTTACCCGAAAGTGCCGGCAGTACCCGGAGAGACTTACCTGCCGATAGTACCTGATGCGACATACACATTTGTAAAACCTGAATAAAAGGTAATTAAACTGAACCAACAAATTAATTGCAACATGATTGTTATAAATAGCAATAATATAACTATAAACAGGGGGCGGGGCAGAGGAATGCTGTTGCTGCTGCTCCTCAACTTCTTTAGTATCGTACTTTTTGCACAGGATGTCGTGATCAGAGGTACGGTAAGGGATGAAATGGGAGCCCCGCTGGCAGGTGCATATATACTACAGGTTAGTACTAAGAATGCTACGCGGACAGAAAAAGACGGCTCTTTTGAATTGAAAAATGTAAGTCCCGGGGCCGTGATCAGGGCATCGTTTGTGGGACGTTTGATGGCAGAAAAAACCTTAAAAGCAGGTGAAAGGACCCTCAATTTCATTTTAAAACCTAACAATCTTACTCTTAAAGAAGTAACGGTAAATACAGGCTTGTATAAACGCCCGGTAGGTAATTTTACAGGGTCTGCCAAAACCTATTCGGGTGAGGAACTGAAAACGGTTAATCCCCGGAATGTACTGCAGGCATTGGCTGTAGTTGACCCATCAGTAAGGATCGCACAGAACAATGTGCTCGGGAGTGATCCGAACAGCCTGCCGAATTTACAGATAAGAGGAGCCAATAACCTTTCTACTTTAGCACCGGGGAGTGCTGCAAATCCGGTTTCCAATGGTGATATCATGGCTAATTACCTCTCCAATCCCAATCAGCCATTGATTATCCTTGATGGTTTTGAAACTACACTGCAAACGCTTTATGATCTGGACATCAATTTAATTGCCAGTATTACCGTATTAAAAGATGCGGCAGCAACGGTTGCTTATGGATCGAAGGCCGCCAATGGCGTAATTGTAGTAGATACCAAACAGCCGGTTCCAGGAAAATTAAGGGTTACCTATTCGGTAAATGCCAGTTTAGAATTGCCTGACCTTTCGTCGTACAACATGATGAATGCAGAACAGCTTTTGGAAGCACAGCGTTTAACCGGTGTTTATAGCGATCCAAACAACCAGTTTGTTGACCTGGCCAGAAAACAATGGTATGATTACAGGTTGGGGCAGGTAAGAACCGGGGTAAATACCTACTGGCTCTCTCAACCGGTTCAAACAGGCTTTGGCTTAAGTCATAGTTTGTCGTTATCAGGTGGTACAGGGGCTTTACGCTATTCTTTTGGCCTGAACTACAATTCGGCTGAAGGTGTGATGAAAGAATCGGGCAGAGACCGTTATGGAATGAGCTATAATGTTTCTTATACCATTAAGAAGGTTAAGCTGAGCAATTCCATCGCGCTTGGCTATACAAAAGGAAATAATACGCCCTGGGGTAGCTTTGAATCGTATGTAAAACTATTTCCATATTTCAAAAATACAGATGCAGCGGGGATGCCGGTTAAAATTCTCGAGCCTGCTCAATCTGAACTGGGTTTCAATATTGCTGCGCCAGGCGGGACATTTGTGAATCCTTCCTATAACGCTACATTGAACGTAAAAGATTATTCGACGATACTGAATATGACCAACAATACCAATCTGGAATGGTCTTTAACGGAGGATCTCAAAATAACCGGTAGCCTGGGCTGGACTTTAAACACACCGGGGGCCGAAGCATTTTATCCTGCCGATCATACCCGTTTTGTTTCCAATCCGTTGGCTTTGTTCCCTAATCTGGGCTATTATCAACAGCTTAATGGAAAGAATAGTGCAATAAATGGCAGGCTGAATGCAAGTTACCACTTAAAGCTTGGCGAGCATACTGTACTTGCAAATCTTGGTGCCCAGTTGCAGAGAACGTCGAGCAACTCAACTGCGATAGCTGTTTATGGTATCCCCAACGATTACCTGGGAGAAATGGGAATGGCCAATGGTTTTGACTATCAGAGTACCAAGCCAAGGTCTACCAATAACATGAGCAAGAACCTTTCTAACTTTTTGAGCATAAGCTATAATTACGATAACCGCTATACGGCTGAATTTACGGTTAACCAAAGTGGCTCCTCCCAATTTGGTTCCAACAGCCGGTTTGCGCCTTTTTATGCAGGTGGCCTTAGCTGGAACATTAGCAATGAGCCCTTTTTTAAACCCAATAACATCATACAGACCGCAAAAATGAATGCGAGTATAGGTACAACCGGTAATCAGAATTTTTCTTCTGATATGGCACAGCAGATCTATCAGTATAATTATCAGAACAATTACCGTTTGATGGTGGGCTCTTCAACACTTAGCTATGCAAATCCCGATCTAAAATGGCAGCAAACACTGAAAAAGAATATTGGTTTAAACCTGGGGATGTTAAATGGTAAGCTCAATGTAAACCTCGAGTTTTTCAAAGAAACAACAGACAACCTGATCCTGCCGTTAGATCTGGCCCCTTCTACAGGTTTTGCCAGTTATCAGAATAATTTAGGTGCAACAAGCAATCAGGGCTATGAACTGGCATTGTCTGCTCCGCTAATTAAAAATTCGAAGCATAACATATTCTGGACAATTGGGTTTAATGCAGGGCATTATTCCAATGTGATTACAAAATTGTCGCCCGCAATTATTGCCATCAATGAGGCTTTTAATAGTAAGGAAGATCCGAATAATGCAACAAACACCAGATACCAGACCAGTCCGCTGCCAAGATTTGAAGTAGGGCAGTCGATGACGAGGATCTGGGCTGTACCTTCTTTAGGAATTGATCCGGCAACGGGTAAAGAGGTATTCGTAAAACTGGATGGCAGTCGTTCCTTTGTATGGGATGCAAAAGATAAACGTCCTATAGCCGACGCGACCGCGAAAATAAAAGGAAGCATGAGCTCAAACCTGACTTACAGGAACTTTGTTTTCAATTTTATTTTTAGTTATCAGTATGGTGGTTACATGTATAACCAAACTCTGGTAGACAAGGTAGAGAATGTAAACCTGATGCAGGGAAATGCCGACTTAAGGGTGTTAACAGAGCGATGGAAACAACCTGGCGACCATTCTTCCTTTAAAGCGCTGACTGCTAACGGAGCTTTAGGCCTGCAACAAACAAATGTAACTTCACGTTTTGTCCAAAAAGACAATTTTCTGGAGCTGGCAAGTATAAGTGTTGGCTATAACATTCCTCCGAATCTCAAATGGATAAGGGCTGCCCGTTTATCGGCCCCGCGTTTAATGATCACTCAGAATAACCTGTTACGTTTTGGTACCATCAAAACAGAGAGGGGAACAAGTTATCCGTTCTCCAGAAGTTTAAACTTTGGCCTGTCAACAAATTTTTAAAACGATGTCTAGAATCAATCGAAATACCTGGAAATTTAATTTAATGCTCTGTTTTGTGCTGCTGATATCATTAAGTGGCTGTAAGAAGTTCCTGGAAATGCCTGTAAAGGACAAGGTACCTCAGGATGCATTGTTTAG
Encoded proteins:
- a CDS encoding TonB-dependent receptor plug domain-containing protein — its product is MKQKVYCLLTLAGLACLTTQSADAQEPAVKQPASIAGSTLFPKKITVAVKDFTSSKSIDSVLVTMGKESGYTNSKGIVVFENNGDSLIILSKPGYSRVGKKISSPAVSIRMRKTDEAMNGYFVGAALAQNANTMFSGSAITVTGAELRKVSSLSLFEGLKFYVPSLTVLSNNTNGDNPNSVPELNLRGAGNFPFIKDNNYKTGMQVAPSVADYIASNILSNSSPVILLDGIQVSAQTILDIDLNRIKNVVVLKDAVATAGYGMRGGNGVIAVQTNKPQGRFEISFSEQVQLASPDLSSYKALSAKQKLDIEKNSGIFNGVLEPVYLSRYNQAYHNNVNTDWLALPLRNGIGTKHSLALSAGNEDIVYGLNAAYNDVEGVMKGSYRKNLDLGGYFGGRIGALTFSNKFSYLGSNAANSAYGQFNSYVKMNPYWQTDDPLTGKVQKLVELNTIGGQLFSFENPAYNASLSTLDHADYSRFSNLTNLNWVIGSGFQLNGVASITKQSDELNYFLPPNHTVFKDVTPDNLFKRGLYNYTANSFMDVQGGLRLQYEQDFNKHHIFINAGQNLSQTSSESESIAVAGFAADRLADIGFGIGYAIPKPVSSKIMTRYAATFGNVAYTYDSRYQVDLSGSMDFYSGLNKGAAFGAIGFSWNVSNEKFLKTVKWIDLLKIKGSFGISGNQGFLSYLNKTTYDYYTNQQYIPAGSSLGTIGIGLGAYLTGYASENLRSPETFKQDIGVDAAFLHNRVAFNFNAYRQLNYRMVLPVHAPASSGYQNFSYYDNYGEIENKGFETGLIARVYQSDRNRLSISLMANALHAKDKITASGQYLNDQNDDNDNAKPQDVIQPKYVVGRSPYAIWAVPSLGIDPQSGKEIFQKKDGTATMVWDAADKVFAGNLRPEWSGSFGTELTFRQFSFAAFFNYQIGAKVYNQTMADIENANVNDNLDARVFNAGRWVPGMTNARYKGLFNSPTYATTRLVENDDKIRCSSILLGYMLPKLLAERVKAKRLELKCMVNNAFDIGGADRQRGIYYPFQRSYTFILNANF
- a CDS encoding SusC/RagA family TonB-linked outer membrane protein, whose protein sequence is MIVINSNNITINRGRGRGMLLLLLLNFFSIVLFAQDVVIRGTVRDEMGAPLAGAYILQVSTKNATRTEKDGSFELKNVSPGAVIRASFVGRLMAEKTLKAGERTLNFILKPNNLTLKEVTVNTGLYKRPVGNFTGSAKTYSGEELKTVNPRNVLQALAVVDPSVRIAQNNVLGSDPNSLPNLQIRGANNLSTLAPGSAANPVSNGDIMANYLSNPNQPLIILDGFETTLQTLYDLDINLIASITVLKDAAATVAYGSKAANGVIVVDTKQPVPGKLRVTYSVNASLELPDLSSYNMMNAEQLLEAQRLTGVYSDPNNQFVDLARKQWYDYRLGQVRTGVNTYWLSQPVQTGFGLSHSLSLSGGTGALRYSFGLNYNSAEGVMKESGRDRYGMSYNVSYTIKKVKLSNSIALGYTKGNNTPWGSFESYVKLFPYFKNTDAAGMPVKILEPAQSELGFNIAAPGGTFVNPSYNATLNVKDYSTILNMTNNTNLEWSLTEDLKITGSLGWTLNTPGAEAFYPADHTRFVSNPLALFPNLGYYQQLNGKNSAINGRLNASYHLKLGEHTVLANLGAQLQRTSSNSTAIAVYGIPNDYLGEMGMANGFDYQSTKPRSTNNMSKNLSNFLSISYNYDNRYTAEFTVNQSGSSQFGSNSRFAPFYAGGLSWNISNEPFFKPNNIIQTAKMNASIGTTGNQNFSSDMAQQIYQYNYQNNYRLMVGSSTLSYANPDLKWQQTLKKNIGLNLGMLNGKLNVNLEFFKETTDNLILPLDLAPSTGFASYQNNLGATSNQGYELALSAPLIKNSKHNIFWTIGFNAGHYSNVITKLSPAIIAINEAFNSKEDPNNATNTRYQTSPLPRFEVGQSMTRIWAVPSLGIDPATGKEVFVKLDGSRSFVWDAKDKRPIADATAKIKGSMSSNLTYRNFVFNFIFSYQYGGYMYNQTLVDKVENVNLMQGNADLRVLTERWKQPGDHSSFKALTANGALGLQQTNVTSRFVQKDNFLELASISVGYNIPPNLKWIRAARLSAPRLMITQNNLLRFGTIKTERGTSYPFSRSLNFGLSTNF
- a CDS encoding RagB/SusD family nutrient uptake outer membrane protein translates to MKILRNKLSVIAGLLVLLSMMACKKWVADARQPLGVDDSRIFSTEQGFREVLNGIYLQMGDSTLYGKELTMGVLSLAGRNYDSVSVKKVRPLYYNAATYNFTHPKVREYTTEVWNKMYQAITNLNNLLYNLELRKAIFTGTNYNTYKGEALALRAYLHFDLLRLFAAADVGATGIPYVTTIDFNETKAGTVGHTLEQCIADFSAADALLAADDMNTSQLTKWAVKGLLARVYLYKGDKGKANENALAVIDSKKFELSVNTNADLFFTKESLFKLYIYSNNYYAYYKAIFGAPSLIGLSVSGQTALYGSTTTDYRKSFIDATTGATSGVPLLAKKFTVTASNIFPMLRLTEMYYIVAECAPDVATGLSYINKVRVSRNLPGLTAINVPDPESLSKEIMNEYRKEFLGEGQLFFYYKRKNMPFNALPFYPKVPAVPGETYLPIVPDATYTFVKPE